One window of Equus caballus isolate H_3958 breed thoroughbred chromosome 3, TB-T2T, whole genome shotgun sequence genomic DNA carries:
- the KDR gene encoding vascular endothelial growth factor receptor 2 isoform X3, with protein sequence MESKALLAIALWLCVETRAASVGLSSVSLDPPRLSIQKDILTIMANTTLQITCRGQRDLDWLWPNTQSGSEKRVEVTECSDGVFCKTLTIPKVIGNDTGAYKCFYRDTDTASVVYVYVQDYRSPFIASVSDQHGVVYITENKNKTVVIPCLGSISNLNVSLCARYPEKRFVPDGNRISWDSKKGFTIPSYMISYAGMVFCEAKINDETYQSIMYIVVVVGYRIYDVVLSPPHEIELSVGEKLVLNCTARTELNVGIDFNWEYPSLKHQHKKLVNRDLKTQSGSEMKKFLSTLTIDAVTRSDHGMYTCAASSGLMTKKNSTFVRIHEKPFVAFGSGMESSVEATVGDHVRVPVKCLGYPPPEIKWYKNGRPIESNHTIKVGHVLTIMEVSEKDTGNYTVILTNPISKEKQSHVVSLVVNVPPQIGEKSLISPVDSYQYGITQTLTCTVYAVPPPHHIHWYWQLEEECTYKPTQAALMTNPYTCKEWRNVEDFQGGNKIEVNKNQFALIEGKNKTVSTLVIQAANVSALYKCEAVNKAGRGERVISFHVTRGPEITLQPDTQPTEQENVSLWCTADRTTFENVTWYKLGPQALPIHAGEVPTPVCKNLDALWKMNAVMFSNGTNDILILELQNASLQDQGDYICFAQDRKTKKRHCVVRQLTVLERMAPMIMGNLENQTTSIGETIEVSCTASGNPHPQITWFKDNETLVEDSGIVLKDGNRNLTIRRVRKEDEGLYTCQACSVLGCAKVEAFFIVEGAQEKTNLEVIILVGTAVIAMFFWLLLVIVLRTVKRANGGELKTGYLSIVMDPDELPLDEHCERLPYDASKWEFPRDRLKLGKPLGRGAFGQVIEADAFGIDKAATCKTVAVKMLKEGATHSEHRALMSELKILIHIGHHLNVVNLLGACTKPGGPLMVIVEFCKFGNLSTYLRSKRNEFVPYKTKGARFRPGKEYVGEITMDPKRRLDSITSSQSSASSGFVEEKSLSDVEEEEVSEDLYKNFLTLEHLICYSFQVAKGMEFLASRKCIHRDLAARNILLSEKNVVKICDFGLARDIYKDPDYVRKGDARLPLKWMAPETIFDRVYTIQSDVWSFGVLLWEIFSLGASPYPGVKIDEEFCRRLKEGTRMRAPDYTTPEMYQTMLDCWHGEPNQRPTFSELVEHLGNLLQANAQQDGKDYIVLPISETLSMEEDSGLSLPTSPVSCMEEEEVCDPKFHYDNTAGISQYLQNSKRKSRPVSVKTFEDIPLEEPEVKVIPDWTDAQQKQGVCGI encoded by the exons GGGACAGAGGGACTTGGACTGGCTCTGGCCCAACACTCAGAGTGGCTCTGAGAAAAGAGTGGAGGTGACTGAGTGTAGTGATGGCGTCTTCTGTAAGACGCTCACAATCCCAAAAGTGATCGGAAATGACACTGGAGCCTACAAGTGCTTCTACCGGGACACTGACACAGCCTCGGTGGTTTATGTCTACGTTCAGG attatagATCTCCATTTATTGCTTCTGTCAGTGACCAGCATGGAGTGGTGTACATCACcgagaacaaaaacaaaactgtggtGATTCCATGTCTTGGGTCCATTTCAAACCTCAATGTGTCACTCTGTGCA AGGTATCCAGAAAAGAGGTTTGTTCCTGATGGTAACAGAATTTCCTGGGACAGCAAGAAAGGCTTCACGATTCCCAGCTACATGATCAGCTATGCCGGCATGGTCTTCTGTGAAGCAAAAATTAATGATGAAACTTACCAGTCTATTATGTACATAGTTGTGGTTGTAG GGTACAGAATTTATGATGTGGTTCTGAGCCCCCCTCATGAAATCGAGTTGTCTGTTGGAGAGAAGCTTGTCTTAAATTGTACAGCAAGGACTGAACTAAATGTAGGGATTGACTTCAACTGGGAATACCCTTCTTTGAAG CATCAGCATAAGAAGCTTGTAAATCGGGACCTGAAAACCCAGTCAGGGAGTGAGATGAAGAAGTTTTTGAGCACCTTGACTATAGATGCTGTAACCCGGAGTGACCACGGGATGTACACCTGTGCGGCTTCCAGTGGGCTGATGACCAAGAAGAACAGCACGTTCGTCAGGATCCATG aaaaaccTTTTGTTGCTTTTGGCAGTGGCATGGAATCTTCGGTGGAAGCTACAGTGGGAGACCATGTCAGAGTCCCTGTGAAGTGCCTTGGTTACCCTCCCCCTGAAATAAAATG GTATAAAAATGGAAGACCCATTGAGTCCAATCACACAATTAAAGTGGGGCATGTACTGACTATTATGGAAGTGAGTGAGAAAGATACAGGAAATTACACTGTCATCCTCACCAATCCCATCTCAAAGGAGAAACAGAGCCACGTGGTATCTCTGGTCGTGAATG TCCCACCCCAGATTGGTGAGAAATCGCTGATCTCTCCTGTGGACTCTTACCAGTACGGCATCACTCAGACACTGACGTGCACGGTCTATGCCGTGCCTCCCCCGCATCACATCCACTGGTATTGGCAGCTGGAGGAAGAGTGCACCTACAAGCCCAC CCAAGCTGCCTTAATGACAAACCCATACACTTGTAAAGAATGGAGAAATGTGGAGGACTTCCAGGGAGGAAATAAAATTGAAGTCAACAAAAATCAATTTGCCCtaattgaaggaaaaaacaaa ACTGTAAGTACCCTTGTCATCCAAGCGGCAAATGTGTCAGCTTTGTACAAATGTGAGGCAGTCAACAAAGccgggagaggagagagggttaTCTCCTTCCACGTGACCA GGGGTCCTGAAATCACTCTGCAACCTGACACCCAGCCAACTGAGCAGGAGAATGTGTCTTTGTGGTGCACTGCAGACAGAACTACCTTTGAGAATGTCACATGGTACAAGCTTGGCCCACAAGCTCTGCCGATCCATGCGGGGGAGGTGCCCACGCCTGTTTGCAAGAACTTGGATGCTCTTTGGAAAATGAATGCCGTCATGTTCTCTAATGGCACCAATGACATTTTGATCCTGGAGCTCCAGAATGCTTCCTTGCAGGACCAAGGAGACTACATCTGCTTTGCTCAGGACAGGAAGACCAAGAAAAGGCATTGTGTGGTCAGGCAGCTCACAGTCCTAG AGCGCATGGCACCCATGATCATGGGAAACCTGGAGAATCAGACGACAAGTATCGGTGAAACCATCGAGGTTTCGTGCACAGCATCTGGGAATCCCCACCCACAGATTACGTGGTTCAAAGATAATGAGACACTTGTGGAAGACTCAG GCATTGTCCTGAAAGATGGGAACCGGAACCTAACTATCCGCCGAGTGCGCAAGGAGGATGAAGGCCTCTACACCTGCCAGGCGTGCAGTGTGCTGGGGTGTGCAAAAGTGGAGGCATTTTTCATAGTAGAAG GTGCCCAGGAGAAGACGAACTTGGAAGTCATTATTCTAGTAGGCACTGCCGTGATTGCCATGTTCTTCTGGCTACTTCTTGTCATCGTTCTACGGACCGTTAAACGG GCCAACGGAGGGGAGCTGAAGACAGGCTACTTGTCCATCGTCATGGATCCAGATGAACTCCCCTTGGATGAACACTGCGAACGCCTGCCTTATGATGCCAGCAAATGGGAATTCCCCAGAGATCGGCTGAAACTAG GTAAGCCTCTTGGCCGTGGTGCCTTTGGCCAAGTGATTGAAGCTGATGCCTTTGGAATCGACAAGGCAGCAACTTGTAAGACAGTGGCCGTCAAAATGTTGAAAG AAGGAGCAACACACAGTGAACACCGAGCCCTCATGTCTGAACTCAAGATCCTCATCCATATTGGCCACCATCTCAATGTGGTCAATCTTCTAGGTGCCTGTACCAAGCCAGGAG GGCCACTCATGGTGATTGTGGAATTCTGCAAGTTTGGAAACCTGTCAACTTACTTAAGGAGCAAGAGAAATGAATTTGTTCCCTACAAG ACCAAAGGGGCACGATTCCGTCCAGGGAAAGAATACGTTGGGGAAATCACTATGGATCCTAAACGCCGCCTGGACAGTATCACCAGTAGCCAGAGCTCAGCCAGCTCTGGATTTGTTGAGGAGAAATCCCTCAGTGatgtggaggaagaggaag TTTCTGAAGATCTGTACAAGAACTTCCTGACCTTGGAGCATCTCATCTGTTACAGCTTCCAAGTGGCCAAAGGCATGGAGTTTTTGGCATCACGGAAG TGTATCCACAGGGACCTGGCAGCACGAAATATCCTCTTGTCGGAGAAGAACGTGGTTAAAATCTGTGACTTTGGCTTGGCCCGGGATATTTATAAAGACCCAGATTATGTCAGAAAAGGAGAT GCTCGCCTCCCTTTGAAATGGATGGCCCCAGAAACAATTTTTGACAGAGTGTACACAATTCAGAGTGACGTGTGGTCTTTTGGTGTCTTGCTCTGGGAAATATTTTCCTTAG GTGCTTCTCCATATCCGGGAGTAAAGATTGATGAGGAATTTTGCAGGCGATTGAAAGAAGGAACTAGAATGAGGGCCCCTGATTATACCACACCAGAAAT GTACCAGACCATGCTTgactgctggcatggggagcccAATCAGAGACCCACGTTTTCAGAGTTGGTGGAACATTTGGGAAATCTGTTACAAGCTAATGCTCAGCAG GATGGCAAAGACTACATTGTTCTTCCCATATCAGAGACTTTGAGCATGGAAGAGGATTCGGGACTCTCTCTGCCTACCTCACCTGTTTCCTGtatggaggaagaggaagtgtGTGACCCCAAATTCCATTATGACAACACAGCAGGAATCAG TCAGTATCTGCAGAACAGTAAGCGAAAGAGCCGGCCTGTGAGTGTAAAAACATTTGAAGATATCCCGTTAGAAGAACCAGAAGTAAAAGTAATCCCAGAT TGGACTGATGCCCAGCAAAAGCAAGGAGTCTGTGGCATCTGA
- the KDR gene encoding vascular endothelial growth factor receptor 2 isoform X1, whose amino-acid sequence MESKALLAIALWLCVETRAASVGLSSVSLDPPRLSIQKDILTIMANTTLQITCRGQRDLDWLWPNTQSGSEKRVEVTECSDGVFCKTLTIPKVIGNDTGAYKCFYRDTDTASVVYVYVQDYRSPFIASVSDQHGVVYITENKNKTVVIPCLGSISNLNVSLCARYPEKRFVPDGNRISWDSKKGFTIPSYMISYAGMVFCEAKINDETYQSIMYIVVVVGYRIYDVVLSPPHEIELSVGEKLVLNCTARTELNVGIDFNWEYPSLKHQHKKLVNRDLKTQSGSEMKKFLSTLTIDAVTRSDHGMYTCAASSGLMTKKNSTFVRIHEKPFVAFGSGMESSVEATVGDHVRVPVKCLGYPPPEIKWYKNGRPIESNHTIKVGHVLTIMEVSEKDTGNYTVILTNPISKEKQSHVVSLVVNVPPQIGEKSLISPVDSYQYGITQTLTCTVYAVPPPHHIHWYWQLEEECTYKPTQAALMTNPYTCKEWRNVEDFQGGNKIEVNKNQFALIEGKNKTVSTLVIQAANVSALYKCEAVNKAGRGERVISFHVTRGPEITLQPDTQPTEQENVSLWCTADRTTFENVTWYKLGPQALPIHAGEVPTPVCKNLDALWKMNAVMFSNGTNDILILELQNASLQDQGDYICFAQDRKTKKRHCVVRQLTVLERMAPMIMGNLENQTTSIGETIEVSCTASGNPHPQITWFKDNETLVEDSGIVLKDGNRNLTIRRVRKEDEGLYTCQACSVLGCAKVEAFFIVEGAQEKTNLEVIILVGTAVIAMFFWLLLVIVLRTVKRANGGELKTGYLSIVMDPDELPLDEHCERLPYDASKWEFPRDRLKLGKPLGRGAFGQVIEADAFGIDKAATCKTVAVKMLKEGATHSEHRALMSELKILIHIGHHLNVVNLLGACTKPGGPLMVIVEFCKFGNLSTYLRSKRNEFVPYKTKGARFRPGKEYVGEITMDPKRRLDSITSSQSSASSGFVEEKSLSDVEEEEVSEDLYKNFLTLEHLICYSFQVAKGMEFLASRKCIHRDLAARNILLSEKNVVKICDFGLARDIYKDPDYVRKGDARLPLKWMAPETIFDRVYTIQSDVWSFGVLLWEIFSLGASPYPGVKIDEEFCRRLKEGTRMRAPDYTTPEMYQTMLDCWHGEPNQRPTFSELVEHLGNLLQANAQQDGKDYIVLPISETLSMEEDSGLSLPTSPVSCMEEEEVCDPKFHYDNTAGISQYLQNSKRKSRPVSVKTFEDIPLEEPEVKVIPDDNQTDSGMVLASEELKTLEDRTKLAPSFSGLMPSKSKESVASEGSNQTSGYQSGYHSDDTDTTVYSSEEAELLKLVEIGPQAGPAAQILQPDSGTTLSSPPV is encoded by the exons GGGACAGAGGGACTTGGACTGGCTCTGGCCCAACACTCAGAGTGGCTCTGAGAAAAGAGTGGAGGTGACTGAGTGTAGTGATGGCGTCTTCTGTAAGACGCTCACAATCCCAAAAGTGATCGGAAATGACACTGGAGCCTACAAGTGCTTCTACCGGGACACTGACACAGCCTCGGTGGTTTATGTCTACGTTCAGG attatagATCTCCATTTATTGCTTCTGTCAGTGACCAGCATGGAGTGGTGTACATCACcgagaacaaaaacaaaactgtggtGATTCCATGTCTTGGGTCCATTTCAAACCTCAATGTGTCACTCTGTGCA AGGTATCCAGAAAAGAGGTTTGTTCCTGATGGTAACAGAATTTCCTGGGACAGCAAGAAAGGCTTCACGATTCCCAGCTACATGATCAGCTATGCCGGCATGGTCTTCTGTGAAGCAAAAATTAATGATGAAACTTACCAGTCTATTATGTACATAGTTGTGGTTGTAG GGTACAGAATTTATGATGTGGTTCTGAGCCCCCCTCATGAAATCGAGTTGTCTGTTGGAGAGAAGCTTGTCTTAAATTGTACAGCAAGGACTGAACTAAATGTAGGGATTGACTTCAACTGGGAATACCCTTCTTTGAAG CATCAGCATAAGAAGCTTGTAAATCGGGACCTGAAAACCCAGTCAGGGAGTGAGATGAAGAAGTTTTTGAGCACCTTGACTATAGATGCTGTAACCCGGAGTGACCACGGGATGTACACCTGTGCGGCTTCCAGTGGGCTGATGACCAAGAAGAACAGCACGTTCGTCAGGATCCATG aaaaaccTTTTGTTGCTTTTGGCAGTGGCATGGAATCTTCGGTGGAAGCTACAGTGGGAGACCATGTCAGAGTCCCTGTGAAGTGCCTTGGTTACCCTCCCCCTGAAATAAAATG GTATAAAAATGGAAGACCCATTGAGTCCAATCACACAATTAAAGTGGGGCATGTACTGACTATTATGGAAGTGAGTGAGAAAGATACAGGAAATTACACTGTCATCCTCACCAATCCCATCTCAAAGGAGAAACAGAGCCACGTGGTATCTCTGGTCGTGAATG TCCCACCCCAGATTGGTGAGAAATCGCTGATCTCTCCTGTGGACTCTTACCAGTACGGCATCACTCAGACACTGACGTGCACGGTCTATGCCGTGCCTCCCCCGCATCACATCCACTGGTATTGGCAGCTGGAGGAAGAGTGCACCTACAAGCCCAC CCAAGCTGCCTTAATGACAAACCCATACACTTGTAAAGAATGGAGAAATGTGGAGGACTTCCAGGGAGGAAATAAAATTGAAGTCAACAAAAATCAATTTGCCCtaattgaaggaaaaaacaaa ACTGTAAGTACCCTTGTCATCCAAGCGGCAAATGTGTCAGCTTTGTACAAATGTGAGGCAGTCAACAAAGccgggagaggagagagggttaTCTCCTTCCACGTGACCA GGGGTCCTGAAATCACTCTGCAACCTGACACCCAGCCAACTGAGCAGGAGAATGTGTCTTTGTGGTGCACTGCAGACAGAACTACCTTTGAGAATGTCACATGGTACAAGCTTGGCCCACAAGCTCTGCCGATCCATGCGGGGGAGGTGCCCACGCCTGTTTGCAAGAACTTGGATGCTCTTTGGAAAATGAATGCCGTCATGTTCTCTAATGGCACCAATGACATTTTGATCCTGGAGCTCCAGAATGCTTCCTTGCAGGACCAAGGAGACTACATCTGCTTTGCTCAGGACAGGAAGACCAAGAAAAGGCATTGTGTGGTCAGGCAGCTCACAGTCCTAG AGCGCATGGCACCCATGATCATGGGAAACCTGGAGAATCAGACGACAAGTATCGGTGAAACCATCGAGGTTTCGTGCACAGCATCTGGGAATCCCCACCCACAGATTACGTGGTTCAAAGATAATGAGACACTTGTGGAAGACTCAG GCATTGTCCTGAAAGATGGGAACCGGAACCTAACTATCCGCCGAGTGCGCAAGGAGGATGAAGGCCTCTACACCTGCCAGGCGTGCAGTGTGCTGGGGTGTGCAAAAGTGGAGGCATTTTTCATAGTAGAAG GTGCCCAGGAGAAGACGAACTTGGAAGTCATTATTCTAGTAGGCACTGCCGTGATTGCCATGTTCTTCTGGCTACTTCTTGTCATCGTTCTACGGACCGTTAAACGG GCCAACGGAGGGGAGCTGAAGACAGGCTACTTGTCCATCGTCATGGATCCAGATGAACTCCCCTTGGATGAACACTGCGAACGCCTGCCTTATGATGCCAGCAAATGGGAATTCCCCAGAGATCGGCTGAAACTAG GTAAGCCTCTTGGCCGTGGTGCCTTTGGCCAAGTGATTGAAGCTGATGCCTTTGGAATCGACAAGGCAGCAACTTGTAAGACAGTGGCCGTCAAAATGTTGAAAG AAGGAGCAACACACAGTGAACACCGAGCCCTCATGTCTGAACTCAAGATCCTCATCCATATTGGCCACCATCTCAATGTGGTCAATCTTCTAGGTGCCTGTACCAAGCCAGGAG GGCCACTCATGGTGATTGTGGAATTCTGCAAGTTTGGAAACCTGTCAACTTACTTAAGGAGCAAGAGAAATGAATTTGTTCCCTACAAG ACCAAAGGGGCACGATTCCGTCCAGGGAAAGAATACGTTGGGGAAATCACTATGGATCCTAAACGCCGCCTGGACAGTATCACCAGTAGCCAGAGCTCAGCCAGCTCTGGATTTGTTGAGGAGAAATCCCTCAGTGatgtggaggaagaggaag TTTCTGAAGATCTGTACAAGAACTTCCTGACCTTGGAGCATCTCATCTGTTACAGCTTCCAAGTGGCCAAAGGCATGGAGTTTTTGGCATCACGGAAG TGTATCCACAGGGACCTGGCAGCACGAAATATCCTCTTGTCGGAGAAGAACGTGGTTAAAATCTGTGACTTTGGCTTGGCCCGGGATATTTATAAAGACCCAGATTATGTCAGAAAAGGAGAT GCTCGCCTCCCTTTGAAATGGATGGCCCCAGAAACAATTTTTGACAGAGTGTACACAATTCAGAGTGACGTGTGGTCTTTTGGTGTCTTGCTCTGGGAAATATTTTCCTTAG GTGCTTCTCCATATCCGGGAGTAAAGATTGATGAGGAATTTTGCAGGCGATTGAAAGAAGGAACTAGAATGAGGGCCCCTGATTATACCACACCAGAAAT GTACCAGACCATGCTTgactgctggcatggggagcccAATCAGAGACCCACGTTTTCAGAGTTGGTGGAACATTTGGGAAATCTGTTACAAGCTAATGCTCAGCAG GATGGCAAAGACTACATTGTTCTTCCCATATCAGAGACTTTGAGCATGGAAGAGGATTCGGGACTCTCTCTGCCTACCTCACCTGTTTCCTGtatggaggaagaggaagtgtGTGACCCCAAATTCCATTATGACAACACAGCAGGAATCAG TCAGTATCTGCAGAACAGTAAGCGAAAGAGCCGGCCTGTGAGTGTAAAAACATTTGAAGATATCCCGTTAGAAGAACCAGAAGTAAAAGTAATCCCAGAT GACAACCAGACGGACAGTGGTATGGTTCTTGCGTCAGAAGAGCTGAAAACCTTGGAAGACAGAACCAAATTAGCTCCGTCTTTTAG TGGACTGATGCCCAGCAAAAGCAAGGAGTCTGTGGCATCTGAAGGCTCAAACCAGACGAGCGGCTACCAGTCTGGGTATCACTCTGATGACACAGACACCACGGTGTACTCCAGCGAGGAGGCAGAACTTTTAAAGCTGGTGGAGATTGGACCACAAGCTGGCCCCGCAGCCCAGATTCTCCAGCCTGACTCTGGGACCACACTGAGCTCTCCTCCTGTTTAA